The following are encoded in a window of Magnolia sinica isolate HGM2019 chromosome 11, MsV1, whole genome shotgun sequence genomic DNA:
- the LOC131218841 gene encoding uncharacterized protein LOC131218841 isoform X4: protein MGPRKKFVSQSPSAGMDFGCSDVSVWKDAVGSYNTRIRSMGKPDLIGLDDFYRTELPLLLRKRDPSPYITQPELYKLMQWKLARGKWRPRLLDFISSLDGTQVESTSHKAFQSLPSVREAVIELSTLKGVGPATASAVLAAYAPDIAPFMSDEAMVAALGSSKDYSLKQYLIFAEKLQTKAKDSGATFKSLPPRFG, encoded by the exons ATGGGGCCACGAAAGAAGTTCGTTTCCCAAAGCCCCAGCGCTGGGATGGATTTTGGGTGCTCCGACGTTAGCGTATGGAAAGACGCGGTCGGGTCTTACAATACCCGAATCAGGTCTATGGGGAAACCCGATCTCATCGGACTCGACGATTTCTACCGGACAGAACTCCCCCTTCTCCTCCGCAAGAGAGACCCTAGTCCGTACATCACCCAACCTGAGCTCTACAAGCTCATGCAGTGGAAGCTCGCACGAGGAAAATGGCG GCCTCGGCTTTTGGATTTCATATCATCTTTGGATGGAACCCAAGTGGAATCAACCTCTCATAAGGCTTTTCAATCTCTTCCCAGCGTTCGGGAAGCTGTTATTGAACTGTCCACATTGAAAGGAGTGGGCCCTGCGACAGCATCTGCTGTTCTTGCTGCTTATGCACCTGATATCGCTCCATTCATGTCCGATGAG GCAATGGTGGCGGCCCTTGGGAGTTCTAAGGATTATTCTTTGAAACAGTATCTCATCTTTGCCGAGAAGCTACAAACCAAAGCAAAG
- the LOC131218841 gene encoding uncharacterized protein LOC131218841 isoform X1: MGPRKKFVSQSPSAGMDFGCSDVSVWKDAVGSYNTRIRSMGKPDLIGLDDFYRTELPLLLRKRDPSPYITQPELYKLMQWKLARGKWRPRLLDFISSLDGTQVESTSHKAFQSLPSVREAVIELSTLKGVGPATASAVLAAYAPDIAPFMSDEAMVAALGSSKDYSLKQYLIFAEKLQTKAKAKKNPFKGFTLLFTNHPIILSIRWQSSRANLHKFGPIPAILEPKVTRCLVRFESVTTLVRLTHIHRYSLK; encoded by the exons ATGGGGCCACGAAAGAAGTTCGTTTCCCAAAGCCCCAGCGCTGGGATGGATTTTGGGTGCTCCGACGTTAGCGTATGGAAAGACGCGGTCGGGTCTTACAATACCCGAATCAGGTCTATGGGGAAACCCGATCTCATCGGACTCGACGATTTCTACCGGACAGAACTCCCCCTTCTCCTCCGCAAGAGAGACCCTAGTCCGTACATCACCCAACCTGAGCTCTACAAGCTCATGCAGTGGAAGCTCGCACGAGGAAAATGGCG GCCTCGGCTTTTGGATTTCATATCATCTTTGGATGGAACCCAAGTGGAATCAACCTCTCATAAGGCTTTTCAATCTCTTCCCAGCGTTCGGGAAGCTGTTATTGAACTGTCCACATTGAAAGGAGTGGGCCCTGCGACAGCATCTGCTGTTCTTGCTGCTTATGCACCTGATATCGCTCCATTCATGTCCGATGAG GCAATGGTGGCGGCCCTTGGGAGTTCTAAGGATTATTCTTTGAAACAGTATCTCATCTTTGCCGAGAAGCTACAAACCAAAGCAAAG GCCAAAAAGAATCCATTCAAAGGATTCACACTCCTATTCACAAATCATCCGATCATATTGTCAATCAGGTGGCAAAGTAGTCGGGCCAATCTTCACAAATTTGGTCCTATTCCGGCTATTTTGGAGCCTAAGGTCACAAGGTGTTTGGTTCGATTCGAGTCTGTTACAACTTTGGTACGCCTGACACATATACACCGGTACTCACTTAAATGA
- the LOC131218841 gene encoding uncharacterized protein LOC131218841 isoform X5 — translation MGPRKKFVSQSPSAGMDFGCSDVSVWKDAVGSYNTRIRSMGKPDLIGLDDFYRTELPLLLRKRDPSPYITQPELYKLMQWKLARGKWRPRLLDFISSLDGTQVESTSHKAFQSLPSVREAVIELSTLKGVGPATASAVLAAYAPDIAPFMSDEAMVAALGSSKDYSLKQYLIFAEKLQTKAKLVGHSS, via the exons ATGGGGCCACGAAAGAAGTTCGTTTCCCAAAGCCCCAGCGCTGGGATGGATTTTGGGTGCTCCGACGTTAGCGTATGGAAAGACGCGGTCGGGTCTTACAATACCCGAATCAGGTCTATGGGGAAACCCGATCTCATCGGACTCGACGATTTCTACCGGACAGAACTCCCCCTTCTCCTCCGCAAGAGAGACCCTAGTCCGTACATCACCCAACCTGAGCTCTACAAGCTCATGCAGTGGAAGCTCGCACGAGGAAAATGGCG GCCTCGGCTTTTGGATTTCATATCATCTTTGGATGGAACCCAAGTGGAATCAACCTCTCATAAGGCTTTTCAATCTCTTCCCAGCGTTCGGGAAGCTGTTATTGAACTGTCCACATTGAAAGGAGTGGGCCCTGCGACAGCATCTGCTGTTCTTGCTGCTTATGCACCTGATATCGCTCCATTCATGTCCGATGAG GCAATGGTGGCGGCCCTTGGGAGTTCTAAGGATTATTCTTTGAAACAGTATCTCATCTTTGCCGAGAAGCTACAAACCAAAGCAAAG